The DNA sequence GCCGTGGCCGAAGAAGAAGCCGCCTGCGCCGCCGTTGCCGCCGTCGAGGCCGTTGCCGCCGTTGCCGAACAGCAGACCGGCGTTGCCGCCGTTGCAGGCGGCACCGACGCAGCCCGGCTGGGCGTCGGCGCCGTTCCCGATGAAGATGCCGATGATCGGGACGTCACGGATGTTGACGTTGTCGATCGGGGTGGCAAACGCGACGGTCCTGGCGGCGACCTGACCACCGGCGGGGCAGTCGGTATTCGTCATGAGGCATTGAAGGCCGCCGGGGGAGGACGCCTCGGCAGGTGCCGCCTGGGCGGTACCCGCGTTGGCCAGCAGCAGACCGGCGCCGGCGATCGCCGTTCCGATCGCCAGGATCACGGCAGATGATGTGACGGAGAAATGCGGCCGCACAGCGGAGTGAGACGACACGGCAAACCCTTCGGCTGGGAGGTCCGGGAAGAGCTGATCTTGATGATCATGTCATCGCCGGACGGCGCCGTATAGGTATTTGACTCTGGCGAAGGAATTAGCTGCGCTCGAGTTTGTCCTGATCGCGCGATCTGCTGACGCACGTATGTGGTGCAAATGCCCTACGCTGCAACACTTTACGAGGCCCCGACTGGTGCCGAGGCCTCGTTCCCCTAATCCAGGTAGTCGCGCAAGACCTGCGAGCGGCTCGGGTGGCGCAGCTTGCTCATGGTCTTGGACTCGATCTGGCGGATGCGTTCACGGGTCACCCCGTACACCTGGCCGATCTCGTCGAGGGTGCGCGGCTGGCCGTCGGTCAGGCCGAACCGCAGCCGGACCACGCCGGCCTCGCGTTCGGACAGCGTCTCGAGCACCGACTGCAGCTGGTCCTGCAGCAGCGTGAACGACACCGCGTCCACGGCCACCACGGCCTCGCTGTCCTCGATGAAGTCACCCAGCTGGCTGTCACCCTCGTCGCCGATGGTCTGGTCCAGCGAGATGGGCTCCCGGGCGTACTGCTGGATCTCCAGCACCTTCTCCGGGGTGATGTCCATCTCCTTGGCCAGCTCTTCGGGGGTGGGTTCGCGGCCCAGGTCCTGAAGCAGCTCGCGCTGGATGCGGCCGAGCTTGTTGATCACCTCGACCATGTGCACCGGGATACGGATGGTGCGGGCCTGATCGGCCATGGCGCGGGTGATGGCCTGCCGGATCCACCAGGTGGCGTACGTGGAGAACTTGTAGCCCTTGGTGTAGTCGAACTTCTCGACCGCGCGGATCAGACCGAGGTTGCCCTCCTGGATCAGGTCCAGGAATGCCATGCCACGGCCGGTGTAGCGCTTGGCCAGCGACACCACCAGGCGCAGGTTGGCCTCCAGCAGGTGGTTCTTCGCGCGGTCGCCGTCACGGCAGATCCACTGCATGTCGCGGCGCTGCTGGACGGGCAGCTTCTCGCCCTTTTCGGCCAGCTCGGAGAGTTTCTGGGTGGCGTACAAGCCGGCTTCGATCCGCTTGGCCAGCTCGACCTCTTCCTCGGCGTTGAGCAGCGCGACCTTGCCGATCTGCTTGAGGTAGGCCCGCACCGAGTCCGCCGATGCGGTGAGTTCGGCGTCCTTGCGTGCCTGACGCAGCGCCTCGGACTCCTCCTC is a window from the Mycolicibacterium anyangense genome containing:
- a CDS encoding RNA polymerase sigma factor; the encoded protein is MAATKASPATEEPVKRTATKAPAKKPAAKAPNGSAPAKRATKATATRATEGEDAEAKTRPAAKKATKAPAGRAKKADAGVDGGVVADDLDTDLEADPELDVTDDDIELDDLEDVAEDDVEEASDEEATPAAEADEDATDEDIAEPSEKDKASGDFVWDEEESEALRQARKDAELTASADSVRAYLKQIGKVALLNAEEEVELAKRIEAGLYATQKLSELAEKGEKLPVQQRRDMQWICRDGDRAKNHLLEANLRLVVSLAKRYTGRGMAFLDLIQEGNLGLIRAVEKFDYTKGYKFSTYATWWIRQAITRAMADQARTIRIPVHMVEVINKLGRIQRELLQDLGREPTPEELAKEMDITPEKVLEIQQYAREPISLDQTIGDEGDSQLGDFIEDSEAVVAVDAVSFTLLQDQLQSVLETLSEREAGVVRLRFGLTDGQPRTLDEIGQVYGVTRERIRQIESKTMSKLRHPSRSQVLRDYLD